The proteins below are encoded in one region of Pygocentrus nattereri isolate fPygNat1 chromosome 13, fPygNat1.pri, whole genome shotgun sequence:
- the LOC108424838 gene encoding mucin-2-like → MAPMKQLFIFCLLTAALAQGPSSTTSSMGASDTTIYNPATTTRAPDTTTGAPATTTDTLASTTGAPATTTGASDTTKGALATTIDTPATTTNTLASTTGGPATTTAASDITTVTPATTTGAPATTTNDLASTTGAPVTTTDTLATTTGAPVSTTDTLASTTGAPVTTTGTSDTTMGTPASTTDAPVTTTDTLATTTGAPVSNTDTLASTTGAPATTTGASDTTGTPAMTTGAPPTTTNNLASTTGAPATTTAASDTTTGPPAMTTGAPVSTTDTLASTTGAPATTTGASDTTTGTPAMTTDAPVMTTDTLATTTGAPATTTNDLASTTGAPATTTAASDTTTGTPASTTGAPVTTTDTLATTTGAPVSTTDTLASTSGAPATTTGASDTTGTPAMTTGAPPTTTNNLASTTGAPATTTVASDTTTGTPAMTTGAPVSTTDTLASTTGAPATTTGASDTTMGTPASTTDAPVTTMDTLATTTGAPVSTTDTLASTMGAPATTTAASDTTTGTPVSTTDTLDSTTGGPATTTAASDTTTGTPASTTGAPVTTTDTLATTTGAPVSTTDTLASTTGAPATTTGTSDTTMGTPASTTDAPVMNTDTLATTTGAPVSTTDTLASTTSAPATTTDASDTTTGTPASTTGAPVTTTDTLATTTGAPVSTTDTLASTTGAPATTTGTSDTTMGTPASTTDAPVMTTDTLATTTGAPVSTTDTLASTTSAPATTTDASDTTTGTPAMTTGAPPTTTDTLASTTGAPATTTAASDTTTGTPAMTTGAPVSTTDTLASTTGAPATTTGASDTTMGTPASTTDAPVTTTDTLATTTGAPISTTDTLASTTGAPATTTGASDTTMGTPASTTDAPVMTTDTLATTTGAPVSTTDTLASTTSAPATTTDASDTTTGTPAMTTGAPPTTTDTLASTTGAPATTTAASDTTTGTPAMTTGAPVSTTDTLASTTGAPATTTGASDTTMGTPASTTDAPVTTTDTLATTTGAPISTTDTLASTTGAPATTTGASDTTMGTPASTTDAPVMTMDTLATTTGAPVSTTDTLASTTGAPATTTGASDTTTGTPAMTTGAPPTTTNNLASTTGAPATTTAASDTTTGTPAMTTGAPVSTTDTLASTTGAPATTTGASDTTMGTPASTTDAPVTTTDTLATTTGAPVSTTDTLASTTGAPATTTATSDTTTGTPAMTTGAPVSTTDTLASTTGAPATTTATSDTTTGTPATTTGAPISTTDTLASTTGAPATTTATSDTTTGTPAMTTGAPATTTGASDTTTGTPAMTTGAPDTTTDTLASTTGAPVTTTAASDTTTGTLATTTGAPVITTDALASTTGAPATTTGASDTTTDTLAMTTDTLASTTGAPASTTAASETTTGALATTTGAPAMTTNTLASTMGAPATTTGTLDMTTGTPTLTTDALASTTGAPATMTGTSDTTTGTLNMTTNATDTTMGTFVTTTGPLPTTTRAHDTTTAVSDTTTGALATTTSAHDTTVLGHCESKPCSHDSRCEELFGDFRCLCRPGLFYDKEQKMCSRGKIFPSVLTWNEQFVSAMGNKHSPEFKIMSEEIITALDETFKDQPGYIGSTVLELRNGSVIADVDTFFEFASEATDSFINELLLNATATGPLSGVKVDLNDACSTGYCDERTTHCDLEDGLANCRCREGYVMIDATEQSCFPCPSGQKAVDSKTCEPCAFGYSGFNCNESYLLAVVISSSVLGALLLAAVVTILVVTLRPKKSIKSSYDSDLFSDMEFHKHPRIPRIPRANPNSSWEPANLETLDSGSTHALMTQGQPESIAMEKYNNAYKDDSRSYGSQPPSRNGHWNNSVYGSGDGYASGNGYEKSSGYRSRTGYESRGGYRARAVIKGSRDTRSTNYDQDGNTNHRY, encoded by the exons ATGGCACCAATGAAGCAGCTCTTCATCTTTTGCCTGTTAACAGCAGCATTGGCACAGGGACCCA GCTCTACCACCTCAAGCATGGGTGCGTCTGACACGACTATTTATAATCCTGCCACAACAACAAGAGCTCCTGATACAACAACAGGCGCTCCTGCCACGACGACGGACACTCTTGCCTCAACCACGGGGGCTCCTGCCACAACGACTGGCGCTTCTGACACAACAAAGGGTGCTCTTGCCACGACCATAGATACTCCTGCCACGACCACCAACACACTTGCCTCGACCACGGGTGGTCCTGCCACAACAACTGCCGCTTCTGACATAACAACGGTCACTCCTGCCACAACCACAGGTGCCCCTGCAACAACCACCAACGATCTTGCCTCAACCACAGGCGCTCCTGTCACGACCACGGACACTCTTGCCACGACCACAGGTGCTCCTGTCTCAACCACGGACACTCTTGCCTCGACCACGGGTGCTCCTGTCACAACAACTGGCACTTCTGACACAACAATGGGCACTCCTGCCTCAACCACAGATGCTCCTGTCACGACCACGGACACTCTTGCCACGACCACAGGTGCTCCTGTCTCAAACACAGACACTCTTGCCTCGACCACAGGTGCTCCTGCCACAACCACTGGTGCTTCTGACACAACGGGCACTCCTGCCATGACCACAGGTGCTCCTCCCACAACCACCAACAATCTTGCCTCGACCACGGGTGCTCCTGCCACAACCACTGCTGCTTCTGACACAACAACGGGCCCTCCTGCCATGACCACAGGCGCTCCTGTCTCAACCACGGACACTCTTGCCTCGACCACGGGTGCTCCTGCCACAACAACTGGCGCTTCTGACACAACAACGGGCACTCCTGCCATGACCACAGACGCTCCTGTCATGACCACGGACACTCTTGCCACGACCACAGGTGCCCCTGCAACAACCACCAACGATCTTGCCTCGACCACGGGTGCTCCTGCCACGACAACTGCCGCTTCTGACACAACAACGGGCACTCCTGCCTCAACCACAGGCGCTCCTGTCACGACCACGGACACTCTTGCCACGACCACAGGTGCTCCTGTCTCAACCACGGACACTCTTGCCTCGACCTCAGGTGCTCCTGCCACAACAACTGGTGCTTCTGACACAACGGGCACTCCTGCCATGACCACAGGTGCTCCTCCCACAACCACCAACAATCTTGCCTCGACCACGGGTGCTCCTGCCACAACCACTGTTGCTTCTGACACAACAACGGGCACTCCTGCCATGACCACAGGCGCTCCTGTCTCAACCACGGACACTCTTGCCTCGACCACGGGTGCTCCTGCCACAACAACTGGCGCTTCTGACACAACAATGGGCACTCCTGCCTCAACCACAGACGCTCCTGTCACGACCATGGACACTCTTGCCACGACCACAGGTGCTCCTGTCTCAACCACAGACACTCTTGCCTCGACCATGGGTGCTCCTGCCACAACAACTGCCGCTTCTGACACAACAACGGGCACTCCTGTCTCAACCACGGACACTCTTGACTCAACCACGGGTGGTCCTGCCACAACAACTGCCGCTTCTGACACAACAACGGGCACTCCTGCCTCAACCACAGGTGCTCCTGTCACGACCACGGACACTCTTGCCACGACCACAGGTGCTCCTGTCTCAACCACGGACACTCTTGCCTCGACCACGGGTGCTCCTGCCACAACAACTGGCACTTCTGACACAACAATGGGCACTCCTGCCTCAACCACAGATGCTCCTGTCATGAACACGGACACTCTTGCCACGACCACAGGTGCTCCTGTCTCAACCACGGACACTCTTGCCTCGACCACAAGTGCTCCTGCCACAACAACTGATGCTTCTGACACAACAACGGGCACTCCTGCCTCAACCACAGGTGCTCCTGTCACGACCACGGACACTCTTGCCACGACCACAGGTGCTCCTGTCTCAACCACGGACACTCTTGCCTCGACCACGGGTGCTCCTGCCACAACAACTGGCACTTCTGACACAACAATGGGCACTCCTGCCTCAACCACAGATGCTCCTGTCATGACCACGGACACTCTTGCCACGACCACAGGTGCTCCTGTCTCAACCACGGACACTCTTGCCTCGACCACAAGTGCTCCTGCCACAACAACTGATGCTTCTGACACAACAACTGGCACTCCTGCCATGACCACAGGTGCTCCTCCCACAACCACGGACACTCTTGCCTCGACCACAGGTGCTCCTGCCACAACCACTGCTGCTTCTGACACAACAACGGGGACTCCTGCCATGACCACAGGCGCTCCTGTCTCAACCACGGACACTCTTGCCTCGACCACAGGTGCTCCTGCCACAACAACTGGCGCTTCTGACACGACAATGGGCACTCCTGCCTCAACCACAGACGCTCCTGTCACGACCACGGACACTCTTGCCACGACCACAGGTGCTCCTATCTCAACCACAGACACTCTTGCCTCGACCACGGGTGCTCCTGCCACAACAACTGGCGCTTCTGACACAACAATGGGCACTCCTGCCTCAACCACAGATGCTCCTGTCATGACCACGGACACTCTTGCCACGACCACAGGTGCTCCTGTCTCAACCACGGACACTCTTGCCTCGACCACAAGTGCTCCTGCCACAACAACTGATGCTTCTGACACAACAACGGGCACTCCTGCCATGACCACAGGTGCTCCTCCCACAACCACGGACACTCTTGCCTCGACCACAGGTGCTCCTGCCACAACCACTGCTGCTTCTGACACAACAACGGGGACTCCTGCCATGACCACAGGCGCTCCTGTCTCAACCACGGACACTCTTGCCTCGACCACAGGTGCTCCTGCCACAACAACTGGCGCTTCTGACACGACAATGGGCACTCCTGCCTCAACCACAGACGCTCCTGTCACGACCACGGACACTCTTGCCACGACCACAGGTGCTCCTATCTCAACCACAGACACTCTTGCCTCGACCACGGGTGCTCCTGCCACAACAACTGGCGCTTCTGACACAACAATGGGCACTCCTGCCTCAACCACAGATGCTCCTGTCATGACCATGGACACTCTTGCCACGACCACAGGTGCTCCTGTCTCAACCACGGACACTCTTGCCTCGACCACAGGTGCTCCTGCCACAACAACTGGTGCTTCTGACACAACAACTGGCACTCCTGCCATGACCACAGGTGCTCCTCCCACAACCACCAACAATCTTGCCTCGACCACGGGTGCTCCTGCCACAACCACTGCTGCTTCTGACACAACAACGGGGACTCCTGCCATGACCACAGGCGCTCCTGTCTCAACCACGGACACTCTTGCCTCAACCACAGGTGCTCCTGCCACAACAACTGGCGCTTCCGACACAACAATGGGCACTCCTGCCTCAACCACAGACGCTCCTGTCACGACCACGGACACTCTTGCCACGACCACAGGTGCTCCTGTCTCAACCACAGACACTCTTGCCTCGACCACGGGTGCTCCCGCCACAACAACTGCCACTTCTGACACAACAACGGGCACTCCTGCCATGACCACAGGCGCTCCTGTCTCAACCACGGACACTCTTGCCTCGACCACGGGTGCTCCTGCCACAACAACTGCCACTTCTGACACAACAACGGGCACTCCTGCCACGACCACAGGCGCTCCTATCTCAACCACGGACACTCTTGCCTCGACCACGGGTGCTCCTGCCACAACAACTGCCACTTCTGACACAACAACGGGCACTCCTGCCATGACCACAGGTGCTCCTGCCACAACAACTGGTGCTTCTGACACAACAACTGGCACTCCTGCCATGACCACAGGCGCTCCTGACACAACAACAGACACTCTTGCCTCGACCACAGGTGCTCCTGTCACAACAACTGCCGCTTCTGACACAACAACGGGCACTCTTGCCACGACCACAGGCGCTCCTGTCATAACCACGGACGCTCTTGCCTCGACCACAGGTGCTCCTGCCACAACAACCGGCGCTTCTGACACAACCACGGACACTCTTGCCATGACCACGGACACTCTTGCCTCGACCACAGGTGCTCCTGCCTCAACAACTGCCGCTTCTGAGACAACGACGGGTGCTCTTGCCACTACCACAGGTGCTCCTGCCATGACCACCAACACTCTTGCCTCGACCATGGGTGCTCCTGCCACAACAACAGGCACTCTTGACATGACCACAGGCACTCCTACCCTGACCACGGATGCTCTTGCCTCCACCACGGGTGCTCCTGCCACAATGACGGGCACTTCTGACACAACGACAGGCACTCTTAACATGACCACGAATGCTACTGACACGACCATGGGCACTTTTGTCACGACCACAGGTCCTCTTCCCACGACCACGCGTGCTCATGACACAACCACGGCTGTTTCTGACACAACAACGGGTGCTCTTGCCACAACCACGAGCGCTCATGACACAACTGTCCTAG gtCACTGTGAGTCGAAGCCTTGCTCTCATGACAGCAGATGTGAGGAGCTCTTTGGTGACTTCAGGTGTTTGTGTCGGCCGGGACTGTTCTACGATAAGGAGCAGAAGATGTGTTCTCGTG GAAAGATTTTCCCAAGTGTTTTAACATGGAACGAACAGTTTGTTTCCGCAATGGGAAATAAGCATTCACCAGAGTTCAAAATTATGTCAGAGGAAATTATAACTGCG CTCGATGAAACGTTTAAAGATCAACCAGGATACATTGGATCTACAGTTTTGGAGTTAAG GAACGGCAGTGTGATCGCAGATGTGGACACTTTCTTTGAATTTGCGTCAGAAGCCACAGACAGTTTCATTAATGAGTTATTACTAAATGCAACAGCGACGGGACCTCTTTCTGGTGTCAAAGTTGACT TAAACGACGCATGTTCTACGGGATACTGTGATGAGAGAACCACACATTGTGATCTTGAAGATGGTCTTGCTAACTGCCGTTGCAGAGAAGGATATGTGATGATTGATGCAACAGAACAGTCGTGCTTTC CTTGTCCCAGCGGTCAGAAAGCAGTGGATTCAAAGACGTGTGAACC atgTGCTTTTGGTTATTCTGGCTTCAACTGTAATGAAT CATATCTTTTGGCTGTGGTCATTAGCTCTTCTGTTTTGGGTGCACTGCTACTTGCCGCTGTTGTGACCATTCTAGTTGTGACTCTCAG GCCAAAGAAAAGCATCAAGTCTTCGTATGACAGTGATTTGTTCAGTGACATGGAGTTCCATAAACATCCAAGAATTCCCAGAATCCCACGGGCCAACCCTAACTCTAGCTGGGAACCGGCCAATCTGGAAACATTGGACAGTGGAAGCACACATGCCTTGATGACCCAAGGCCAGCCAGAGAGTATAGCA atggaaaaatacaataatgCCTATAAGGATGACTCTAGAAGCTATGGGAGCCAACCCCCTTCCAGAAATGGCCATTGGAATAACAGTGTGTATGGGAGCGGGGATGGGTATGCGAGCGGGAATGGGTATGAGAAAAGCAGTGGGTATAGGAGTAGGACTGGGTATGAGAGTAGGGGTGGCTATAGGGCCAGGGCAGTTATTAAAGGCTCCAGGGACACAAGGAGCACTAACTATGATCAAGATGGCAACACAAACCACAGATATTAA